The Plectropomus leopardus isolate mb unplaced genomic scaffold, YSFRI_Pleo_2.0 unplaced_scaffold27156, whole genome shotgun sequence nucleotide sequence TGCCCAGTAGTTCTCCTTAAAAACATTGTtctcattattatattttattacaactttcCCACGGGTCCGGATAAGACGAAGTTTTGGTCTGGATCCGGACTAAATTACTTCGTTTAAACAGCAgctctgatgtgtgtgttgagctGTGATCAACGTTAACAggttctgtgtgttttgtactCAGGACTTGCTCGGCCTGTGTGAGCAGAAAAGAGGGAAGGACAACAAGGCCATCATAGCGTCCAACATCATGTACATCGTGGGCCAGTATCCTCGCTTCCTCCGAGCCCACTGGAAGTTCCTCAAGACCGTCGTCAACAAGCTGTTTGAGTTCATGCACGGTGAGAAATCCTTCACACGGATCAGACACAATACATTTGcttcagtctttctttcttttctgctgAAAACGTTTATTTTGGAGGAAGGTGGGTCAGTGATTTTGTGACGGTGGGAACAATCGCATTTGTATTGGTTAAAGCTGACATTGTTAATTTCACGTGTCAGTAGAAAACAGCATGGAGgccaataaaaatgttatggCGGTTACTTTTATGtggatattttacatttatattacattttatatttctcttatttattcagtttctctttcaaactgATGCTGACTAAATTTCGGATGATGTGTGAGTGATGCTTGGATGGAGGGTGTTGTGGCAGTATTTCATTCCATCACGCTGTGCGATGGTGCGTTCACGCATGTCGTATTTTCACCACAATCAGAGCCGATTGGAGCTTGAGCCTGTGAATTCTGTGACTCCTGCGCAGTCATTTGTTCAGGAATGAATGCTGATGGTAACCTTTCCcactaaagacaaaagccagatgttagtgggtgttgtGTTGGTTTTTCGTCCAATGGGAAAAGGACTTTAGGGACAGTTTTAATTAAGACTGTAAGTCTGACTGGAGTCTGAGATCtttttaatgtcataaaatcgTCATtagaatggaaaaaaatctacaaaagtTCGGCTTGCAAACACACCAATTTGcattcctgttttttatttttattttgatgcagcGTGATTTTCTCTAAACTGTTAAATACGtccaaatgttttcattctCGGGCCTAAATCTGGTTACTCTCTGTGGTGCTTAGAAGAATCCCAACACAGACCTGGAGATTTAGAGTTGGTATAAGTGCGACTGTTACTTATATTGTGATTTACGCTTAtcatgattttgtgttttacctCCTCCGTTGTCTCACAGAGACCCACGACGGCGTGCAGGACATGGCGTGTGACACCTTCATCAAGATCGCCCAGAAGTGCCGGCGTCATTTTGTCCAGGTCCAGGTGGGCGAGGTGATGCCTTTCATCGACGAGATCCTCAACAACATCAACACCATCATCTGTGACCTGCAGCCGCAGCAGGTCAGtcctgtgtctttttgtgtgccttttttttgtcttctattacattttgcaataaaatgttaCTTTGATATATGATTGATGGTCTGAGTCGGATAAACCCTGGTCTCTGCAGGTCCACACGTTTTACGAGGCCGTTGGCTACATGATCGGAGCTCAGACAGACCAGGCGGTTCAGGAGCTTCTCATAGAGAAGTACATGCTGCTGCCCAACCAGGTGTGGGACAGCATCATCCAGCAGGCCACCAAGGTGAGGACAGCAGGACGACTGACCGATAA carries:
- the LOC121937695 gene encoding exportin-1-like; amino-acid sequence: DLLGLCEQKRGKDNKAIIASNIMYIVGQYPRFLRAHWKFLKTVVNKLFEFMHETHDGVQDMACDTFIKIAQKCRRHFVQVQVGEVMPFIDEILNNINTIICDLQPQQVHTFYEAVGYMIGAQTDQAVQELLIEKYMLLPNQVWDSIIQQATKNVDILKDAETVRQLGSILKTNVRACKAVGHPFVVQLGRIYLDMLNVYKCLSENISSAVQTN